A DNA window from Bacteroides cellulosilyticus contains the following coding sequences:
- a CDS encoding RagB/SusD family nutrient uptake outer membrane protein, translating to MKLKNLLYATVGSAVLAFSTASCSDYLDISGEFNASLGVDQVWDNATYTRNWYGVIYRNLMEYSETGSEVNAFKNPWSNLCGEIASEKASSRDVMMAGFTAASGSYHRWATFYKDIRQAMIFIERAHDGGVGDPTSTNKLTAEEIARMKDECRFMIAYYYFSMFELYGPACIVTEIDDAAEPHVTDYDRATVDEMVNHIDGILAPLCDPAQSKLPESVITSYADGAYNFNTNEVVRPTIVVAKALRAKLWMYAASKLFNGGDGSEYYQGLQKLQNSKGEYIFPQSKDPQKWVTARDRVKDLIDYAEAQHHALYRVMANGVEQPDRSVYNLFQVYNEEILWCSTNNSYSDQYKMEKRTNPRDVNSCYGTIGPSQDAVDMFFMDNGLDIDDPNSGYDETGFSAVENRCYDPDYKDKKTDQNISNMYANREPRFYASVVYQGRSWFKKWMNGNPNYTVDFSAGGGNDLSNGDNVKGGYILGKFKNRTVNHASGDTQTWKRVSIIYRLAEFYLFYAEALNEIDPGNADIIKYIDIVRERAGIPGYQTMNDNGIKTGVIGNYDKQFDAIQHERYVELYCEGQRYFDVRRWMVCGDEGRIGCDQTRFYGMNMKGSKDKAPGEPTSYYTRTKLENRQWTDKLYLYPIHQNVIELAEGRIPQNYGW from the coding sequence ATGAAACTGAAAAATTTACTATACGCAACCGTCGGCTCTGCCGTCCTTGCATTCAGCACAGCATCTTGTTCAGACTATCTCGACATATCAGGCGAATTCAACGCCAGCCTGGGAGTCGATCAGGTTTGGGACAATGCAACCTATACGCGAAACTGGTACGGAGTTATCTACCGCAATCTGATGGAATATTCCGAAACCGGTTCGGAAGTCAATGCTTTCAAAAACCCATGGTCCAACCTCTGCGGTGAAATCGCTTCGGAAAAGGCCAGCTCACGCGATGTCATGATGGCGGGCTTCACAGCAGCCAGCGGAAGCTATCACCGCTGGGCCACCTTCTACAAGGACATACGTCAGGCTATGATTTTCATTGAACGTGCCCACGACGGAGGTGTAGGCGACCCTACCAGTACCAACAAGCTGACAGCCGAAGAAATAGCCCGTATGAAGGATGAATGCCGATTCATGATTGCCTATTATTACTTCTCCATGTTCGAACTTTACGGTCCTGCCTGTATCGTGACGGAGATAGACGACGCTGCCGAACCGCACGTGACGGACTATGACCGTGCCACGGTGGACGAAATGGTGAACCACATTGACGGCATATTGGCCCCCCTCTGCGACCCCGCACAGTCCAAACTGCCCGAATCAGTCATCACGTCATACGCAGACGGTGCATACAATTTCAACACCAATGAAGTGGTACGCCCCACCATCGTAGTGGCCAAAGCACTGCGTGCCAAGTTGTGGATGTATGCCGCCTCCAAACTGTTCAACGGCGGCGACGGTTCCGAATACTACCAGGGATTGCAGAAACTGCAAAACTCCAAAGGCGAATACATCTTCCCACAGAGTAAGGACCCGCAGAAATGGGTGACTGCCAGAGACCGTGTAAAGGACTTGATAGACTATGCCGAAGCACAACACCACGCCCTCTACCGCGTGATGGCAAACGGAGTGGAGCAACCCGACCGTTCGGTATACAACCTTTTCCAGGTGTATAATGAAGAAATCCTGTGGTGCAGTACCAACAACAGTTACTCTGACCAGTACAAGATGGAGAAACGTACCAACCCGCGTGATGTAAACTCATGCTATGGCACTATCGGTCCGTCTCAAGATGCTGTAGATATGTTCTTCATGGACAATGGACTTGATATCGATGATCCGAACAGTGGTTACGATGAAACCGGATTCAGCGCTGTAGAAAACCGTTGCTATGACCCCGACTATAAAGATAAGAAGACGGATCAGAATATCTCCAATATGTACGCCAACCGTGAACCGCGTTTCTACGCAAGCGTGGTATACCAGGGAAGAAGCTGGTTCAAGAAATGGATGAACGGTAACCCTAACTACACCGTAGACTTCTCGGCAGGTGGCGGAAACGACCTCTCCAACGGTGACAACGTGAAAGGCGGATACATACTGGGCAAATTCAAGAACCGTACCGTGAACCATGCCAGCGGTGATACACAGACTTGGAAACGTGTTTCCATCATCTACCGTTTGGCCGAGTTCTACCTGTTCTATGCCGAAGCACTCAATGAAATAGATCCGGGCAATGCGGACATCATCAAGTATATCGACATAGTACGCGAACGTGCTGGTATCCCAGGCTACCAGACCATGAACGATAACGGCATAAAGACCGGTGTAATCGGCAATTATGACAAACAGTTCGATGCCATCCAGCACGAACGCTACGTAGAACTCTATTGTGAAGGACAACGCTACTTCGACGTTCGCCGCTGGATGGTCTGCGGTGACGAAGGCAGAATAGGTTGCGACCAGACACGCTTCTACGGAATGAATATGAAGGGTTCGAAAGATAAAGCTCCGGGCGAACCTACCTCCTACTATACGCGTACGAAGCTGGAAAACCGCCAATGGACAGACAAGCTCTATCTCTATCCTATTCATCAGAATGTGATAGAACTGGCCGAAGGACGTATTCCGCAGAACTACGGATGGTAA
- a CDS encoding glycoside hydrolase family 2 TIM barrel-domain containing protein — protein MSKEKTFPARKLRILIPMILFLSQTVCAQHENKTINDGWKFHKGECEAAASPAYDDSAWNSIHLPHTWNTDAYTEKKYYQGTGWYRRTLTLPQHWQGKQVFLKLDAASKAAAIYINGKEAGEHNGGYTACTFDITSLCSFDSPNSLAIRVDNARQDIPPISADFTFFGGIYRDVWLTAVSKQHFHLTNHGSDGIFISTPQVSEEKGTILIRGEIKNDAEQKASLELEHIVYNPDGSIAQTQKQSIQIKGGELYSFHTETVPILSPRLWTPETPHLYRVESILRNKKTKAILDRNNHHTGFRWFGFDGKTGFSLNGKPYKLRGICRHQDQKPIGVALTDEMHRRDMMLMKEMGANFIRISHYPQDDALLEMCDKLGMLAWEEIPIIDIVPDTPGYAENCESNLREMIRQHYNHPSIITWGYMNEILLVTQRRYKKEEELKPVLERTLALANRLEKVLKEEDSTRVSTMAFHGSNSYNEVGLGNITDIIGWNLYQGWYGGNLTGFEHFLAEQHKKFPSHPMIVSEYGAGSDKRIHSLQPNAFDFSIEYQQKYLEHYLPVLEETPYVCGGTHWNFIDFSSALRDESMPRINNKGLVYSDRTPKDVYYYYKAAWRQDIPVLHIASRDWTHRTGIQQGEAPVMLPVKVYTNLPEVELFIDGKSLGKQKTENYTVIFEVPFSHKEHFISAKAERKEASRNPRTIEDGIHLSFTPAPAKLNETNLRNLELAVNVGSNCFYTSDESQLTWLPDQPYTENSWGYIGGESKSSQTQVENTNDGPLFQTLRNDIEGYCFDVPNGVYEIEFLFTDIFRENAATAYQLGRNSDVESRENCFSIIVNDETVEEDFSPCRESGYFHALRKRYNITNFRNKIEIRFPVRNGKSFLNGIKLRKLY, from the coding sequence ATGAGTAAAGAGAAAACATTTCCAGCCCGGAAACTCCGGATACTGATACCCATGATTCTGTTCCTGTCCCAAACAGTTTGCGCACAGCATGAAAATAAGACAATCAACGACGGTTGGAAATTCCATAAAGGTGAGTGCGAGGCCGCAGCCTCTCCGGCTTACGACGACAGTGCGTGGAACAGCATACATCTCCCGCACACATGGAATACGGATGCATATACCGAAAAAAAGTATTACCAGGGAACAGGATGGTATCGCCGTACACTGACGTTGCCGCAACATTGGCAAGGCAAACAGGTATTCCTGAAACTGGATGCAGCCAGCAAGGCCGCTGCCATCTACATCAACGGTAAAGAAGCAGGCGAACATAACGGCGGATATACCGCCTGCACATTCGATATCACTTCGCTCTGTTCGTTCGACTCTCCCAACTCTCTCGCTATCCGTGTAGACAACGCCCGGCAGGATATCCCCCCTATCTCCGCCGACTTTACATTCTTTGGCGGCATCTACCGGGATGTATGGCTCACAGCAGTCTCCAAACAGCATTTCCATCTGACCAACCACGGTTCGGACGGGATATTTATCAGTACCCCGCAAGTGTCCGAAGAAAAAGGCACGATACTTATTCGCGGAGAGATAAAGAACGATGCAGAACAGAAAGCATCTCTTGAACTGGAGCATATCGTATACAATCCCGACGGAAGTATTGCCCAAACTCAGAAACAGTCTATCCAGATAAAAGGTGGAGAATTATACTCTTTTCATACCGAAACCGTCCCTATCCTGTCCCCCCGATTATGGACACCCGAGACACCTCATCTCTACAGAGTAGAAAGCATTCTGCGCAATAAAAAGACAAAAGCCATCCTCGACCGCAATAATCATCATACAGGTTTCCGCTGGTTTGGCTTCGATGGCAAGACAGGCTTCTCCCTCAACGGAAAGCCCTATAAACTGCGCGGTATCTGCCGCCACCAAGACCAGAAGCCCATCGGAGTCGCACTGACGGACGAGATGCACCGCCGCGACATGATGCTGATGAAAGAGATGGGCGCCAACTTTATCCGAATCTCCCATTATCCGCAAGATGATGCCCTGTTGGAAATGTGCGACAAACTCGGTATGCTGGCCTGGGAAGAAATACCCATCATCGACATCGTGCCCGACACTCCGGGTTACGCAGAAAACTGCGAAAGCAATCTGCGAGAAATGATACGCCAACACTATAATCACCCCTCCATCATCACTTGGGGATACATGAATGAGATATTACTCGTCACCCAGCGCCGCTATAAAAAAGAAGAAGAACTGAAACCCGTGCTGGAACGGACACTGGCACTCGCCAATCGTCTGGAGAAAGTTTTGAAAGAAGAAGACTCCACCCGTGTCAGCACTATGGCCTTTCATGGCAGCAACAGTTACAACGAGGTAGGACTGGGCAATATTACCGATATTATCGGCTGGAATCTGTATCAAGGCTGGTATGGAGGCAACCTTACAGGCTTCGAACACTTCCTGGCAGAACAACACAAAAAGTTTCCTTCGCACCCCATGATTGTCAGCGAATACGGTGCAGGTTCTGACAAGCGCATACATTCGCTGCAACCGAACGCTTTCGATTTCAGCATCGAGTATCAGCAGAAGTACCTGGAGCATTACCTGCCCGTACTGGAAGAAACGCCTTACGTCTGTGGCGGAACGCACTGGAACTTCATCGATTTCTCCTCCGCCCTGCGTGATGAATCTATGCCGCGCATCAACAACAAAGGACTGGTATATTCGGATCGTACCCCAAAAGACGTGTACTATTACTACAAGGCAGCCTGGCGACAAGACATTCCCGTGTTGCACATCGCCAGCCGCGACTGGACTCACCGCACCGGCATACAGCAGGGAGAAGCCCCGGTAATGCTGCCGGTCAAAGTATACACCAACCTTCCGGAAGTGGAACTTTTCATTGATGGAAAGTCTCTGGGCAAGCAAAAAACTGAGAATTATACCGTTATATTCGAAGTACCATTCAGCCATAAAGAACACTTCATTTCCGCCAAGGCTGAACGTAAAGAAGCATCCCGTAATCCCCGTACCATTGAAGACGGCATCCACCTCAGCTTCACCCCTGCCCCTGCAAAGCTGAATGAAACAAACTTACGGAATCTGGAACTTGCCGTCAACGTAGGCAGCAATTGCTTCTATACTTCCGATGAAAGCCAGCTCACATGGCTACCCGATCAGCCCTACACTGAAAACAGTTGGGGATATATTGGCGGAGAAAGCAAAAGTAGTCAGACACAGGTTGAGAATACCAATGACGGACCGTTGTTCCAAACCCTTCGCAACGACATCGAAGGCTATTGTTTCGATGTTCCCAACGGAGTTTACGAGATAGAATTTCTTTTTACAGATATATTCCGGGAGAATGCAGCCACCGCCTACCAGTTGGGACGGAATTCCGATGTAGAAAGCCGCGAGAACTGCTTCAGCATAATCGTTAATGATGAAACTGTAGAAGAAGACTTTTCTCCTTGCCGGGAGAGCGGTTACTTCCATGCTTTGCGGAAAAGATACAATATTACAAACTTTCGGAATAAAATTGAAATACGCTTCCCTGTTCGGAATGGAAAAAGCTTTCTGAACGGTATAAAACTCAGAAAACTTTATTAA